Within Malus domestica chromosome 04, GDT2T_hap1, the genomic segment tttacaatccGCTTCTCTGCTCTCGCACTTAAAAAGTTgacttaaaaatataaaaaagttgTTCTcacatgggtttttttttagaacCCGGCTTTTCTATCTTTCCACTTCTCATACATTCTTATTCTCTTATATTTTGTGCAGTCGcggttaagttacgtcaacattttatattaatatttttataaagataataagagaaaaaataataatataaaatattgatataatttaaccgtgatcacataaATAAAAAGAGATAGAAGTGTATGGGAAGTGAGAGAGCAGAGAAGTCAGGTCCTTGTTTTTATGTCTCTCCACAGATGCCTGGTCCCTGCTGATCTTAATGTTGGGCAATTTGTCTTTGTTGTACAGAAGAGGATCAGGCTCGAGAACAAGGATtatctgccctcccacttctagTACCctctcgtgccctcctgttttgtgtggtcacggttaagccacgtcaacattttatatatttttttatagagataataagacaaaaataaatagtaatataaaatattgacgtagcttaacagtgatcacacaaacaggagggcactgGAAGGCATCGGAAGTGGGAGAGTATACAATCCTTGTCCTAGTCTCGGTTCAGAGAAGGCTATATTTTAGTGGAAATTAAAGGACAATGATTGTTTGTCCTCCTTGTTTTCATATCCTCCTGTTTAGTGTGATCATTGTTAAGccacattaatattttatattatttttttatatagataataggataaaaataaatattaatataaaatattgacgtgttttaaccgtgaccacacagaAAAGCACGAAAACAATAAGgtcagacaatccttgtccgaaATTAAATCCAACAAAGAGAGATGGCGTCGTGTGAGAGACATAGAGTAATGGTAATGATGGCATCAGATTGAAGTGATCGGTGCCAGGGTATGGTCTGAATATGATCTGAAGTGAGTTAATTTATGTCTATCATTGCCTAGGTACAATTGTGCTACTGAAGAGAGGTATTTTATTGGTACATATTTATGCCAGAGATTCTTTGTTTCTATTCTAACTTTGTTACAAGCAAACGTATAAATCTTTGTAATAGTGTGTGATACGGGTGCAGTTTGGGTTTGGGCCAACCTGATAGTTTGTATCATTTGAAGCCTGTAAAATACTTGAAAGAGACTTTTAGGGCATTAGGGGGGATGGTTAAACGGGGTTGTCTTATCAATTATTCCACGAGAAGAATTCGTTAACCAAATACAAGTAAATCAAAATAGCAGACAACctttattcataatttttttattttgacaaaGTTTGAGACAAGTAAAGCAACACAATTTAGTTACTCAACAAGTATGAAATCAGTAAATATTAGTTCTCATGGCCTTTGTATTTAAAGGCTGTCAATTTCACTTGTTGCCACCATTGCACCCAGACACCAGCTAAGTAGTTTTCAGCGGGATTAGCCAATGATTCATTCTTAGCCGCAAGAACAAGCGCATAGAGACTGCCTGATCGAAATACGGATTCACCCGAAACCAGTTTCTCAAATACTAACTTTTTTGTGGCATTCTTGTTGTACTCCGAAACACTCCACTTTCCGAGCTCTATCACAGATGGGTCGCTAATGTTTACAGGGTTCCAAGCGCCAGGAACAGCGGTGACAAGAGGAACAAGTAGAACAAAGAATGCGACAACGTAGTGAGGATGCATCGTGACCAATGAATTTTATGCAAGTGTATTGTCGTGCACATGAACTATATATAATGTTAGGCAGTTGCAATATTGATCAACAATTCAATGAGTTTTTGTAACAGCTTTCCGTTATGAAATTTGTTTGTAATTTACTGATTTGTAATTAGCATATGCCGGTTACCTTTGTAACTCTAGTGT encodes:
- the LOC103434315 gene encoding cysteine proteinase inhibitor 5-like → MHPHYVVAFFVLLVPLVTAVPGAWNPVNISDPSVIELGKWSVSEYNKNATKKLVFEKLVSGESVFRSGSLYALVLAAKNESLANPAENYLAGVWVQWWQQVKLTAFKYKGHEN